One Brevibacillus choshinensis genomic window carries:
- a CDS encoding GNAT family N-acetyltransferase, which yields MQWYERLNDYFPEHEMKDFGQFQALIKDKDVYHKEETEDYLLLYAEFPTFLFIDYLLINPNTRGQGIGSKVLNKLKEKGKTILLEVEPVDHEDEDTVRRARFYHKNGFVKADRIEYKREDHTGEPYEMKVYYWSPGDVPQKEILENMAKACEEIHNFRSHRFYGREVANPDEVLTWKH from the coding sequence ATGCAATGGTATGAGCGTCTCAACGATTACTTTCCTGAACACGAGATGAAAGATTTCGGGCAGTTTCAGGCCTTGATAAAGGATAAAGACGTGTATCACAAAGAGGAAACAGAGGACTACCTTTTGCTGTACGCGGAATTCCCGACCTTTCTCTTTATCGATTATTTGCTGATCAATCCCAATACGAGAGGACAAGGCATCGGGTCAAAGGTATTGAACAAGCTCAAGGAAAAAGGGAAAACCATCCTTTTGGAAGTAGAGCCTGTCGATCACGAGGATGAAGATACGGTGAGAAGAGCCCGTTTTTACCACAAAAACGGCTTTGTGAAAGCAGACCGGATCGAATACAAGCGAGAGGATCACACCGGCGAGCCGTATGAGATGAAAGTCTACTACTGGAGCCCGGGTGATGTGCCTCAAAAGGAAATTCTCGAAAACATGGCCAAGGCCTGCGAGGAAATTCACAATTTCCGCTCGCATCGCTTTTATGGCAGGGAAGTGGCGAATCCAGATGAAGTGTTGACGTGGAAGCATTGA
- a CDS encoding CLC_0170 family protein, which yields MIAGGSIGFFVYVIPLLLLTGLILLRVDVKKYSMVGMQKEKGVSQFLGWFNIILGLVIFIGNWVLQNW from the coding sequence ATGATTGCTGGAGGTAGCATCGGATTTTTCGTTTACGTCATCCCCTTGCTGCTATTGACGGGATTGATTCTGCTGCGAGTGGACGTTAAAAAGTACTCGATGGTGGGAATGCAGAAGGAAAAGGGAGTGAGCCAGTTTCTTGGCTGGTTCAACATCATCTTGGGATTGGTGATTTTCATCGGGAATTGGGTACTTCAAAATTGGTGA
- a CDS encoding Ger(x)C family spore germination protein has protein sequence MKIKQWINQAKLAAAIMLMLPFLVGCWDRLEIEERAVVLGISVDAAGPEAEKQEREVSHIRGKFPVPKKEMIRVAAQIGLPGRIPLGPGEGGGQTGGGGQNTVWVIEVVGHSIDDALMNLQQQISGRLFFGHLRVIVVSEEVAKRGMENLNDFFRRNSEVRRMAWIMISKGKAEPIMKAAPKLERVPSLYLMSTLDEAVRMGKFPADYIGLFWSDSSKKGKEAYLPYIALMKEQNVELAGIAYFKGDKMVGVTKPFEIAAYMAIKGMNPAGYRSFVRIDDTQNVVNLYATYRRSKINVAIKDGRPHFVVKAFIEVNLEEKSNERDTFITPALIEKLERQDEQAATKFYKSLIAKTQEKGSDIFGFGEYVRGKEPRFWNQQVKSKERWQEMYKDSTVDVQVNIEIRRVGMKAR, from the coding sequence ATGAAGATAAAGCAATGGATAAACCAAGCTAAGCTGGCCGCTGCCATCATGCTCATGCTCCCGTTCCTGGTCGGCTGCTGGGACCGCCTGGAAATAGAAGAACGCGCAGTCGTCTTGGGTATTTCCGTGGATGCGGCGGGACCGGAAGCGGAAAAGCAAGAGCGAGAGGTTTCTCATATTCGCGGCAAATTTCCAGTCCCGAAAAAAGAGATGATTCGCGTCGCAGCGCAAATCGGCTTGCCGGGGAGGATTCCGCTGGGTCCGGGGGAAGGCGGAGGACAGACAGGTGGAGGCGGGCAAAATACGGTCTGGGTGATCGAAGTGGTCGGTCACTCTATCGATGATGCCCTCATGAATTTGCAGCAGCAAATTTCGGGAAGGCTCTTCTTCGGGCATTTGCGCGTCATCGTGGTGTCAGAAGAAGTGGCGAAAAGAGGAATGGAGAATCTGAATGACTTTTTCAGGCGTAATTCGGAAGTGCGAAGAATGGCTTGGATAATGATCTCCAAAGGAAAAGCAGAACCAATCATGAAAGCGGCACCCAAATTGGAACGCGTGCCTTCCTTGTACCTGATGTCCACTCTGGACGAGGCAGTCCGAATGGGGAAATTCCCTGCTGATTACATCGGGTTGTTTTGGAGCGATTCTTCCAAGAAAGGGAAAGAAGCATACCTACCTTACATTGCGCTCATGAAAGAACAAAATGTAGAACTCGCGGGAATCGCCTATTTCAAGGGCGACAAGATGGTAGGTGTCACCAAGCCTTTTGAAATCGCTGCTTACATGGCGATCAAAGGGATGAATCCGGCAGGGTATCGAAGCTTTGTCCGGATCGATGACACGCAAAATGTGGTCAATCTGTATGCTACTTATCGGAGATCCAAAATCAACGTTGCCATCAAGGACGGTCGACCTCATTTCGTTGTGAAAGCATTCATCGAGGTCAACCTGGAAGAAAAAAGCAATGAAAGAGATACCTTTATCACACCTGCCCTCATCGAGAAGTTGGAACGCCAAGATGAACAGGCAGCCACAAAATTTTATAAAAGCCTGATTGCGAAAACGCAAGAGAAAGGCTCTGACATTTTTGGCTTCGGCGAGTATGTGCGAGGAAAGGAGCCTCGTTTTTGGAATCAGCAGGTGAAAAGCAAAGAAAGATGGCAAGAAATGTACAAAGATAGTACGGTCGATGTTCAGGTAAACATCGAAATCAGACGGGTTGGCATGAAGGCGAGATAG
- a CDS encoding GerAB/ArcD/ProY family transporter, with protein MKVPQKITVIQAVTILVSTIIGVGVLPLPLFTVRTAGSGAPFVTLLGVCLAFVGLWVITLLGKRFPSKTIILYSEEIIGKWLARIGSFLVIAFFAVLTSLTAREFGEVVVTSVLKSTPVEVTVIVMLLLATISTRSDIFTFAYFHQFYFPFLLFPVIVIVSLSLKNAEIINLLPVWGNEQKDLMMGVFTVAALFQGSFVLTMVIPAMRNPDRVMKASVLAMLITGGLYVTIVVATVGLFGAEEIKKLLWPTLELAKATSLPANILERLDAAFLTVWVTAVFTTLFSSYYLTIHSMSKLFRLRDHRMFSFFLLPFVFIVAMIPQNILQMYDIIESVSRTGLVITIIYPGILLIVAVIRGKREDRNEDKAMDKPS; from the coding sequence GTGAAGGTTCCTCAAAAGATAACGGTGATCCAGGCGGTGACTATATTAGTTAGTACGATCATTGGTGTGGGAGTCCTCCCCCTTCCGCTTTTTACCGTACGGACAGCGGGTTCGGGAGCGCCGTTTGTGACTCTGCTCGGAGTTTGTCTCGCTTTTGTCGGCTTATGGGTCATCACTCTGCTGGGCAAACGGTTTCCCAGTAAAACCATTATCCTCTACAGCGAGGAGATTATCGGAAAGTGGCTTGCCAGAATCGGCAGCTTCTTAGTGATCGCCTTTTTCGCCGTACTGACTTCCCTCACAGCACGTGAGTTCGGTGAAGTGGTTGTCACCTCGGTGCTCAAATCGACGCCAGTGGAAGTCACGGTGATTGTCATGCTGCTGTTGGCAACGATCTCCACCCGTAGTGATATTTTCACTTTTGCGTATTTCCATCAATTTTATTTTCCATTTCTGCTTTTTCCGGTCATTGTCATCGTATCGCTATCCCTGAAAAACGCGGAAATCATCAATCTACTGCCTGTTTGGGGCAATGAACAGAAGGATCTGATGATGGGGGTCTTTACGGTAGCCGCCTTGTTTCAGGGCTCATTCGTTCTGACCATGGTCATCCCCGCCATGCGAAATCCCGATCGAGTGATGAAGGCGAGCGTTTTGGCGATGCTGATAACGGGAGGGCTATATGTCACGATTGTTGTCGCGACGGTAGGCCTGTTTGGCGCAGAGGAAATCAAGAAGCTGCTCTGGCCCACACTTGAATTGGCTAAAGCCACATCCTTGCCTGCAAATATTTTGGAACGCTTGGACGCTGCCTTCCTGACCGTATGGGTGACGGCTGTGTTTACAACCTTGTTTTCCAGTTATTATTTGACGATTCATTCCATGAGCAAACTGTTCCGCTTACGCGATCATCGAATGTTTTCCTTTTTCCTCCTGCCATTTGTTTTTATCGTGGCAATGATCCCCCAAAACATCTTGCAAATGTACGACATCATTGAAAGCGTGAGCCGCACCGGTCTCGTCATTACGATTATTTATCCAGGTATTCTGTTGATCGTTGCTGTCATCCGCGGGAAAAGAGAGGATCGCAATGAAGATAAAGCAATGGATAAACCAAGCTAA